The DNA sequence GACGGAGACGGAAAAAATGGTTATCCTTGATATCAATGTCAGCATCCAGGAAGTGATCATTAAGGTGTCGGATAACGGAATAGGCATTGCTGAAGAGAGCCAGGACGACATCTTCAATATTTTCTTTCGGGCTACACACGAAGAATTCGGTTCAGGATTCGGCCTGTATAATGTAAGGGATATCCTGAATAAATTAAACGGCGATATCCGGGTGGAATCAAAAGAAAATGAAGGAAGCACGTTTACCGTCACAATTCCTTGCTAGCAATGCCGTGTTATATTTTCTCACCCGGAACAATACCGTGGATACGGAAACGCTCAATCAGGTCCGTAACCCTGGAAATTGCCATTTTTTCGAAGATCCTTGTCTTATAGGTACTTACTGTGGCTACATGGAGATTAAGCCGGGTGGCTATTTCCTTTAAGCTCAGACCCTGTATCAGGAACCTGGCAATATCCAGCTCCCTGTTGGAGAGTATTTCCAGGGGATCATCATGTTGTTTATCACCATGAAGGAAAGAGCTGATCATATTTTCCTTTACCTTCTCGCTAATATATTTTCCGGTATTAAGCATTTGTTTTACAGCATATTCCACTTCATTTTCGCTGGCCAGCTTATGCAGGAAGCCGTCAGCCCCTGTCTGAAGGTAGCGGATAGCATACAATTGCTCATCAAGGGATGAAAATATGAGAATTTTTGATCTGGGTTGCCTGCGCCTGATAATATCAATTGCATCCTGGTAATTCCCATTTGCCATATTTACATCCAGAATCATCAGGTCAAAATGCTGCGCAGCTACGGCTTCCAGCGCTTCCCTGAAATCTCTGCTTTCAATGACGGAAACATGGGGATGAATTTTTTTTAACAGCAGCGTAAGGCCTACACGTACAATACTATGATCATCCGCAATAAGGACTTTTAACGCCATATTTATCTCTTAACTTATAACATTCAGGAATAATAAGAACCAGGTTCGCTATTGCAGAACACCGTTGCCGTTTTGCCTGTTTCCCCTGGAATGGTCAGCGTGAACACCGAGCCGTTTCCCGGCTCCGATGCGATCTCAAGTGTTCCCTGCTGGATATCTACAAAATCCTTACAGATCAGGAGCGCAATACCGGCGCCCTTCTCCCCGGCGGTTCCCGTGTAAATTGTTTTTTCATGGCAGAAGATCGCATCCCTTGTTTCTGTATCCATTCCAACACCGTAGTCAACTATTTGCACTTTGACCATTTTATCCGGTCTATCCCCGCCACTCTCTATGATGCATTCTATTACAGTACCCGGATAAGAATATTTAACGGCGTTGTTCAGAAGGTTATTTAACACAAAGCCAAGCAGCTGAGGATCGGCGTATATAATGCAACCCTCTTCATCGCCTTTAATAGTTAAAGATATTTTTTTCCTTTTAATTTCCGAAATATTATTTTTGATTGATTCCTGCAACGCTTCGGAAGCATTGATGGCTACTGCTTTGTAGGTATACCCTTTCAACCTGGTTTTTACCCACTTCAGCGTATTTTCAAAGGACCGCAGGTTATTCTGCGAGGTAGATTTCAACTCCGAGAAAAGCATGTCAAAGCGTTCAGGAGGCACCTGGCCTTTCTTATAGAAATCCATCAGGGAGATAATGTTCATGAACGCTCCCCGGAAATCATGTGCAAGGATCGAAATCAGCTTTATCCGGAAATCATCCTGCTCTCCTTTGAACGTAGGTTCCGGCATAGATGCATCCGCAAGTTTTTCCTTTGGTGCAAACTGCCCGTTTAATTTCTTCAGCCTTCGATGTTGAAAAAAA is a window from the Anseongella ginsenosidimutans genome containing:
- a CDS encoding response regulator transcription factor; this encodes MALKVLIADDHSIVRVGLTLLLKKIHPHVSVIESRDFREALEAVAAQHFDLMILDVNMANGNYQDAIDIIRRRQPRSKILIFSSLDEQLYAIRYLQTGADGFLHKLASENEVEYAVKQMLNTGKYISEKVKENMISSFLHGDKQHDDPLEILSNRELDIARFLIQGLSLKEIATRLNLHVATVSTYKTRIFEKMAISRVTDLIERFRIHGIVPGEKI
- a CDS encoding sensor histidine kinase — protein: MPEPTFKGEQDDFRIKLISILAHDFRGAFMNIISLMDFYKKGQVPPERFDMLFSELKSTSQNNLRSFENTLKWVKTRLKGYTYKAVAINASEALQESIKNNISEIKRKKISLTIKGDEEGCIIYADPQLLGFVLNNLLNNAVKYSYPGTVIECIIESGGDRPDKMVKVQIVDYGVGMDTETRDAIFCHEKTIYTGTAGEKGAGIALLICKDFVDIQQGTLEIASEPGNGSVFTLTIPGETGKTATVFCNSEPGSYYS